A window of the Brumimicrobium sp. genome harbors these coding sequences:
- the kdsB gene encoding 3-deoxy-manno-octulosonate cytidylyltransferase has product MKKLAIIPARYSSSRFPGKPLIDLQGKTMIQRVYEGVKHSNLFDEVVVATDDERIFSHVESIGGKVILTKETHNSGTERCGEVIETYKDYDIVVNIQGDEPLVNTEQIRILLETFQDTDVHIASLGSPNITKEDIDNPNRIKIVLNYQSDAIYFSRSPIPYERNKENYPYLKHIGLYGFRTETLKKLIRLTPTELEETESLEQLRWLYYGFPIRIALTTIETPNIDTPEDVETVLTILRKE; this is encoded by the coding sequence ATGAAGAAACTCGCTATCATACCTGCTCGTTATAGCTCTTCCCGCTTTCCTGGGAAACCGTTAATTGACTTGCAGGGGAAAACAATGATACAGCGAGTTTATGAAGGAGTAAAACATTCAAATTTATTTGATGAGGTTGTTGTAGCTACAGATGATGAGAGAATATTTTCTCACGTTGAGTCAATCGGAGGGAAGGTAATCTTAACAAAAGAGACCCATAATAGCGGAACAGAAAGATGCGGGGAAGTCATAGAAACATATAAAGATTATGATATTGTCGTAAATATTCAGGGAGATGAGCCGTTAGTGAATACAGAACAAATACGTATCTTATTAGAAACCTTTCAAGATACTGACGTCCATATTGCTTCCCTCGGCTCACCAAATATTACAAAGGAAGATATAGATAATCCGAATAGGATTAAGATAGTTTTGAATTATCAATCGGATGCCATTTATTTCTCGAGGAGTCCCATTCCGTATGAACGTAACAAGGAAAATTATCCTTACCTCAAGCATATAGGTCTTTATGGTTTTCGTACAGAAACGCTCAAAAAATTGATTCGATTGACGCCAACTGAATTAGAGGAAACAGAAAGTCTAGAGCAACTAAGATGGTTGTATTATGGATTTCCGATACGTATTGCTCTAACTACAATAGAAACTCCGAATATTGACACACCTGAGGATGTTGAAACTGTTTTGACTATTTTACGTAAAGAATAG
- a CDS encoding SPOR domain-containing protein — MKHLENCIGTLLLRNNCVIIPSFGGFVANYVSARIDEVNGCIYPPRKAISFNKSLINNDGLIISYLAQEEGILYEEAEKIVNSEIQEMKMTLQQEQRVNFANVGYLYVNSAGKIAFEQDRFYNLLLSSFGLGNVHFVEEIEEKVITLTPQQNLVEETIVEIANKQEDIEITFGKAQAIKVLTPTKDIVHPAAEKQISSGKQLIGKIVRYAAVAALVPVIFYSLWIPIQTDVLQSRVLFSTDFNPFKTVNTQQYDIHQSQNPITKSEVLRASSFDQIVKNLSSPTANFNYPIDDDFFVHVKREETTSQQKKTENVQVTSSQISNKKNGYHIIAGCFSNPNNAQGLISQLKEMGFEAYEVDVMGGLHRVSAAFLENQSEVQDLRSKLTQADISTWVLKK; from the coding sequence ATGAAACATTTGGAAAATTGTATTGGCACTTTACTTTTACGCAATAACTGCGTGATTATTCCTTCTTTTGGAGGGTTTGTTGCTAATTATGTTTCCGCACGAATTGATGAAGTAAATGGCTGCATTTATCCGCCTCGCAAAGCAATTAGTTTTAATAAAAGTCTGATTAATAATGATGGATTGATTATTTCCTATTTAGCACAAGAGGAGGGTATTTTGTATGAAGAGGCAGAAAAAATAGTTAATTCGGAAATTCAAGAAATGAAGATGACACTCCAACAAGAGCAGCGTGTTAACTTTGCAAATGTTGGATATTTATATGTGAATTCTGCTGGAAAAATTGCTTTTGAACAAGACAGATTCTATAATCTTTTACTCTCTTCCTTCGGATTGGGAAATGTACACTTCGTAGAAGAGATAGAAGAAAAAGTAATTACACTTACACCTCAACAAAATTTAGTAGAGGAAACTATTGTTGAGATAGCGAATAAACAAGAAGATATTGAGATTACATTTGGAAAAGCTCAAGCTATCAAAGTGCTTACTCCTACTAAGGATATTGTACACCCTGCCGCTGAGAAACAAATATCTTCTGGTAAACAATTGATAGGTAAGATTGTACGTTATGCTGCAGTTGCTGCTTTAGTTCCTGTTATCTTTTATAGTTTATGGATACCTATCCAAACTGACGTCTTACAATCCAGAGTGCTTTTTTCTACTGATTTTAACCCGTTTAAAACTGTTAATACCCAACAATACGACATTCACCAAAGTCAGAACCCAATTACTAAAAGTGAGGTTTTAAGAGCTTCTAGTTTTGATCAGATCGTTAAGAACTTATCCTCTCCTACGGCTAATTTTAATTATCCGATTGATGATGACTTCTTTGTACATGTAAAACGTGAAGAAACAACTTCTCAGCAAAAAAAAACTGAAAATGTTCAGGTAACTTCATCTCAAATTTCCAACAAGAAAAATGGATATCATATCATAGCAGGATGTTTTAGTAACCCAAATAATGCTCAGGGTTTGATCTCTCAACTAAAGGAGATGGGCTTTGAAGCGTATGAAGTAGATGTGATGGGTGGATTACATCGTGTTTCTGCCGCTTTTCTCGAAAACCAGAGTGAAGTACAAGATTTACGTAGCAAATTAACTCAGGCTGATATTTCTACCTGGGTACTCAAGAAATAA
- the crcB gene encoding fluoride efflux transporter CrcB: MGNIFNAITLIVIFIGGGLGSVLRYIGSILGSKLFPTTNFPVGTLCVNLIGCLLIGYFTSIFLKEEDLRLRYFFITGFCGGFTTFSTFSMENYQLYLHGNYGYLALYITLSILIGIGAVFLGLYLGKGMFNV; encoded by the coding sequence ATGGGAAATATATTTAATGCAATAACGCTTATTGTAATCTTTATAGGAGGTGGTTTGGGAAGCGTTTTACGTTACATAGGTTCTATCTTGGGAAGTAAATTATTTCCTACTACAAATTTTCCGGTGGGTACTTTATGCGTGAACCTTATAGGCTGTCTCTTAATAGGGTATTTTACGAGTATTTTCTTAAAAGAAGAAGACTTACGTTTACGTTATTTCTTTATTACAGGATTTTGTGGTGGTTTTACTACATTTTCTACTTTCTCCATGGAAAATTACCAACTTTACCTCCATGGGAATTACGGTTATTTAGCCTTGTATATTACACTGAGTATTCTGATAGGAATTGGTGCGGTATTTTTAGGGTTGTATCTCGGAAAAGGTATGTTTAATGTATAG
- a CDS encoding glycosyltransferase, with translation MKKVNKNQVLYLSYDGMTDPLGQSQVLPYLAGLSKEGYQISLISCEKKELYHKHKAIIQNICNNYQIDWHPLFYTRKPPILSTLFDLSKMYCKARSIYRKKHFGIIHCRSYITALVGLRFKRKKKIKFIFDMRGFWADERVDGEIWDMQQSIFKKVYNFFKKKEKQFLQEADKIISLTYAGREEMLKWNITELTKDKIEVIPCTADFDVFELNTIETKAQAKLNLGLRKDQFVLLYIGSLGTWYMLPEMLRFFKALKVHNPDAKFLFLTPHRKEEILNEAVALELKEEDFIIQFAQRVDISIYAHAADYGICFIKPKYSKIASSPTKLGEMLAMGIPIISNRDMGDTSYLIQQFKVGFIVDTFKRPDIFQQIREISKATFEAEQIRQSAEEYFSLKKGVNRYINVYKTLSIH, from the coding sequence ATGAAAAAGGTGAACAAGAATCAAGTTTTATATCTTTCTTATGATGGCATGACAGACCCTTTGGGTCAGAGTCAAGTATTACCATATTTAGCCGGACTCAGCAAGGAGGGATATCAGATTTCGCTCATCTCATGTGAAAAAAAAGAGCTTTATCACAAGCACAAAGCAATTATCCAAAACATTTGTAATAATTATCAAATAGATTGGCATCCTCTATTTTATACAAGAAAACCACCTATCTTATCGACACTCTTTGATTTATCCAAGATGTATTGCAAGGCAAGAAGTATATACCGTAAAAAACATTTTGGAATCATTCATTGCAGAAGTTATATTACCGCATTGGTAGGACTTCGATTTAAACGTAAAAAGAAAATCAAATTTATATTTGATATGCGCGGTTTTTGGGCAGATGAACGTGTTGACGGAGAGATTTGGGATATGCAGCAATCCATCTTCAAGAAAGTATATAACTTTTTTAAGAAGAAAGAAAAACAATTTTTACAAGAAGCCGATAAAATCATTTCCCTAACATACGCTGGTAGGGAAGAAATGCTGAAATGGAACATAACCGAACTTACCAAAGATAAGATTGAAGTAATCCCATGTACTGCTGATTTTGATGTGTTTGAACTGAATACTATAGAAACCAAAGCACAAGCTAAACTCAATTTAGGATTGAGAAAAGATCAATTCGTTTTATTGTATATCGGTTCCCTCGGTACTTGGTATATGCTTCCTGAGATGTTGCGCTTCTTTAAAGCCTTAAAAGTTCATAATCCAGACGCAAAGTTCTTATTTCTCACCCCACATCGTAAAGAAGAAATTTTAAATGAAGCTGTTGCGTTAGAATTGAAGGAAGAAGATTTCATTATTCAATTTGCTCAAAGGGTGGATATTTCTATATATGCTCATGCAGCGGATTATGGAATATGTTTTATAAAACCAAAATATTCAAAAATTGCAAGTTCTCCTACTAAGTTAGGAGAAATGCTTGCTATGGGGATTCCTATCATTAGCAACCGAGACATGGGAGACACGAGTTATCTCATCCAACAATTTAAAGTGGGTTTTATAGTAGATACTTTCAAAAGACCAGACATCTTTCAGCAAATAAGAGAAATATCAAAGGCTACATTTGAAGCCGAGCAGATACGACAAAGTGCAGAAGAATATTTTAGCTTGAAAAAAGGTGTTAATCGGTATATAAACGTATATAAAACGCTTTCTATACATTAA
- a CDS encoding C1 family peptidase yields the protein MKKICIILGVLILSTYGTIAQTTTNIQGSNYAFTKVASMEASPVVSQGNTGTCWSFSALSFFESEMMRKGFKNTPILSQMYIARKAYEGKADYYIQMDGKANFSQGGAFHDIPFVFRNYGIVPNSVYSGLNYGLETHNHQELFSAIEGYMNGVLSYVNNKGNKPLSKQWKVGLNGILDAYLGKDPERFTYEGKEYTPKSFAEYTKLNMDDYVSITSFQNMPVYEKGFLRIQDNWEWGSVYNVTLDDLVKITEEALKNGYTVAWGADVSEKGFNFRKGLAIVPEDESTIQVAGKDNRNYSDAGADKNSDAFMTPVKELTITPELRQEAYDNKTTTDDHGMHITGLFQEANGTYFFLVKNSWGTSNYPEGYLYVSENYFKYKTINIYLHKDAVPKDIAKKLNLK from the coding sequence ATGAAGAAAATATGTATCATACTTGGAGTTCTTATTCTAAGTACTTATGGCACTATTGCTCAAACAACAACCAATATTCAAGGTTCAAATTACGCATTCACGAAAGTAGCCTCCATGGAAGCTTCTCCTGTTGTTTCTCAAGGAAATACGGGAACTTGCTGGAGTTTCTCAGCACTCTCTTTCTTTGAATCTGAAATGATGCGTAAAGGATTTAAAAATACGCCTATTCTATCCCAAATGTATATTGCTCGAAAAGCCTATGAAGGTAAGGCCGATTATTACATACAAATGGATGGAAAAGCTAATTTCTCACAAGGTGGTGCATTTCATGATATTCCCTTTGTTTTTAGAAATTATGGAATTGTTCCTAATAGTGTTTATTCAGGGTTAAACTATGGTTTGGAAACCCACAATCATCAAGAATTGTTTAGTGCAATTGAAGGGTATATGAATGGAGTATTAAGTTATGTAAATAACAAAGGGAATAAACCTTTATCTAAGCAGTGGAAGGTTGGATTAAACGGTATCTTGGATGCTTATCTTGGAAAAGATCCAGAAAGATTCACGTATGAAGGGAAAGAATATACACCCAAATCTTTTGCAGAATATACTAAACTAAACATGGATGATTATGTTTCTATTACTTCATTTCAGAATATGCCTGTATATGAAAAAGGATTTTTACGCATACAAGATAACTGGGAATGGGGTTCTGTTTATAATGTAACATTAGATGATTTAGTTAAAATCACAGAGGAAGCCCTAAAGAATGGATATACTGTAGCTTGGGGCGCAGATGTTTCCGAGAAAGGGTTCAACTTTAGAAAAGGTTTGGCTATTGTACCGGAAGATGAAAGTACTATTCAAGTAGCAGGAAAGGATAATCGCAACTATTCAGATGCAGGTGCTGATAAAAACTCTGATGCATTTATGACTCCAGTGAAAGAATTAACTATTACTCCAGAATTAAGACAAGAAGCTTATGATAATAAAACAACCACTGATGATCATGGTATGCATATCACAGGATTATTCCAAGAAGCTAACGGCACGTATTTTTTCTTAGTGAAAAATTCATGGGGGACAAGTAATTATCCGGAAGGATACTTATATGTATCAGAAAATTATTTCAAATATAAAACCATCAATATCTATTTACATAAAGACGCTGTGCCAAAGGATATTGCTAAGAAACTAAACCTGAAATAA
- the dprA gene encoding DNA-processing protein DprA — protein sequence MKNNYLNYQVALTLLEGVGAVKAKALLAYVGNVEDIFNSKLNLRTSIPGFAKERYRMLNREGALQKAAEIVQFVEKNDLDTTFYTEKRYPKRLKECMDAPMLLYHKGDIDLNYKYTIAIVGTRNMTSYGKQIINELIYAIADCNIQIISGLALGVDGYVHQKCLEVGIPTIGVLGHGLDRLYPSSHRKLASKMLNTQGCGLLTEFPNGTNPDKENFPQRNRIVAGMADATIVIESDIKGGSLITANLANDYNRDVFAYPGNVFQRFSKGCNQLIAQNKAQIITCGKDLIEIMGWEEGNTTKNTIQTNLFEGLNGDEKLVVSTIQEFEAISLDSIALRLQKPVNLLSSLLLGLELKGLVLSLPGKKYSLNGI from the coding sequence TTGAAAAACAACTATCTGAATTATCAAGTTGCATTAACTCTATTAGAAGGAGTAGGTGCAGTGAAAGCAAAAGCCTTATTAGCCTATGTAGGCAACGTAGAAGACATATTTAATTCAAAACTTAATTTACGAACATCCATTCCAGGTTTTGCAAAGGAACGATACCGAATGCTAAACAGAGAAGGTGCTTTACAGAAAGCTGCAGAAATTGTTCAGTTTGTAGAAAAGAATGATTTGGATACTACCTTTTATACAGAAAAAAGATATCCTAAGCGCTTAAAAGAATGTATGGACGCACCTATGCTACTTTATCATAAAGGAGATATAGACTTGAATTACAAATACACCATTGCTATCGTTGGCACAAGAAATATGACAAGCTATGGAAAACAAATAATTAATGAATTAATTTATGCCATTGCTGATTGTAATATTCAAATAATTTCGGGTTTAGCTTTGGGGGTAGATGGATATGTTCATCAAAAATGTCTGGAAGTCGGAATTCCAACCATTGGAGTTTTAGGACATGGACTAGATAGACTTTATCCAAGTAGTCATCGGAAATTAGCAAGCAAAATGCTAAACACACAAGGTTGTGGGCTACTTACTGAATTTCCGAATGGCACCAATCCTGATAAAGAGAATTTCCCACAACGAAATAGAATTGTGGCAGGAATGGCAGATGCTACCATTGTAATAGAAAGTGATATAAAAGGAGGTTCACTCATAACCGCTAATTTAGCAAATGATTATAATAGAGACGTATTTGCGTACCCTGGCAATGTTTTTCAAAGATTTTCAAAAGGGTGTAATCAATTAATTGCTCAAAATAAAGCACAAATCATTACTTGTGGCAAAGATTTAATTGAAATAATGGGTTGGGAAGAAGGAAATACCACAAAAAATACTATCCAAACAAATTTATTTGAAGGCTTGAATGGAGATGAAAAGTTGGTGGTAAGCACCATCCAAGAATTTGAAGCTATTTCTCTTGATAGTATCGCTCTTCGTTTACAAAAACCAGTAAATCTCCTGAGTTCATTACTATTAGGACTTGAATTAAAGGGCTTGGTATTATCCTTACCCGGAAAAAAATATAGCCTTAATGGTATTTAG
- a CDS encoding BrxA/BrxB family bacilliredoxin, translating into MYPPELTTPMKDELTSIGFKDLTTPEAVDNIINNTKGTLLLVVNSVCGCAAGNMRPGVIFSLDGDVKPTALGTVFAGVDNEATQRARSYFLPYPPSSPSIALFKDGRLVHFLERHHLEGNTAHAIAANLKEAYKEFA; encoded by the coding sequence ATGTATCCTCCAGAATTAACTACTCCGATGAAAGATGAACTTACATCTATTGGATTTAAAGATTTAACAACACCAGAGGCAGTTGATAATATCATAAATAACACAAAAGGAACACTTCTATTAGTGGTGAATAGTGTTTGTGGATGTGCTGCCGGAAATATGAGACCAGGTGTAATTTTTTCTCTTGATGGAGATGTAAAACCAACTGCTTTGGGAACTGTATTTGCAGGAGTTGATAATGAAGCTACACAACGTGCTAGAAGTTATTTCCTACCTTATCCTCCTTCCTCTCCTTCTATTGCCTTATTTAAAGATGGAAGATTGGTTCACTTCTTAGAACGCCATCATTTAGAAGGAAATACTGCTCATGCGATTGCTGCTAACTTAAAAGAAGCATATAAAGAATTTGCATAA
- a CDS encoding lipoate--protein ligase, which yields MIFIENEGCNDPRINLALEEYVARNFPAQNDYLLFYINQPSIIIGKNQVTIEEVNQKYIEDNNIYVVRRISGGGAVYHDLGNLNFSFITNHDIKKLHNFKQFTKPVIDALTNLGLDAELIGRNDILIEGKKISGTAQFSNSRRMISHGTLLLDSDLDEVNNALQVKISKLESKGHKSVRSRVANINDFLKKRLTMDEFREMLLQGLFEGEPNFEKYHLTAEEWNGVYALRDSKYDTWDWNYGRSPKFNIQRTKRYPVGIIDARIFVEKGRIETLHIFGDFFGQYPVEQLNEKLKGVPYDKFSIQAALKDVNIQDYFGALDKEDFVQLLYGEDE from the coding sequence ATGATTTTTATTGAAAATGAAGGATGTAACGATCCTCGTATCAACTTAGCTTTGGAAGAATATGTAGCGAGAAATTTTCCTGCACAAAACGATTACCTCTTGTTTTATATCAATCAACCCTCTATTATAATTGGAAAAAATCAAGTGACTATTGAAGAAGTGAACCAGAAATACATTGAGGATAACAATATTTATGTGGTGAGAAGAATTAGTGGTGGAGGTGCTGTTTATCATGATTTGGGTAATCTGAATTTTAGTTTCATTACTAATCACGACATCAAAAAACTACATAATTTCAAACAGTTTACAAAACCAGTCATTGACGCCTTAACAAATTTAGGTTTAGATGCTGAGCTGATTGGTAGAAATGATATTTTAATCGAAGGAAAAAAGATATCGGGAACAGCACAATTTTCTAACAGTAGGCGTATGATTAGTCATGGTACTTTGTTACTTGATTCTGACTTGGATGAGGTCAATAATGCACTTCAAGTGAAAATCAGTAAATTGGAATCTAAAGGTCATAAGTCTGTGCGAAGCCGTGTGGCTAACATCAATGATTTTCTTAAAAAACGACTTACGATGGATGAATTTAGGGAGATGTTACTTCAAGGTTTATTTGAAGGTGAACCTAATTTTGAGAAATATCACTTAACAGCAGAAGAATGGAACGGTGTTTACGCATTACGTGATTCCAAATACGATACATGGGATTGGAATTATGGTAGATCTCCAAAATTCAATATCCAAAGAACTAAACGCTATCCTGTCGGGATTATTGACGCACGAATTTTTGTTGAGAAAGGTAGAATCGAAACTCTACATATATTTGGAGACTTTTTTGGTCAATATCCGGTGGAACAATTGAATGAAAAATTAAAAGGAGTTCCTTACGATAAATTCTCTATCCAAGCCGCTTTGAAAGATGTAAATATCCAAGATTATTTTGGAGCTTTGGATAAAGAAGATTTTGTGCAATTACTTTACGGAGAAGATGAATAG
- a CDS encoding TonB-dependent receptor translates to MKLFLIIFTILSLNAYSQEIKGSVTDTGGEPLIGVLINTDQGVKSRTDVEGNFTITINQFPVSLTLSMYDFKDKVVKLDTYPQESIKIKMEPTTQELEGVVVSASRRKQNIEDVTVSIEIIKSDYITNKGITNIEKAIDLAPGAYTMDGQVSIRGGSGFAYGAGSRVMVVWNDLPMLSADAGDAKFESIPMENLDQIEILKGASSVLYGSGALNGIVSLRSKEPTKEGETKINYQIGVFDKAPREGLRWTKKSLFDNQLSIYNGQMFKKFGYTVSAYAFRSDGYRKGTERDRLRFSGSFLYKPERTKRLKLGLDYSFSMERKGEFLIWESAEYGYTPSGGMGDPYAPGSTLSYIEALRIRIDPYAVFYDKQNNKHSLMTRYYNTTNKSLGGYDATANTIYADYKFERRMRGEWVLTVGATGKWDQIVSQLYGNHTSQNYAMYGQIEKTFWEKLSLIAGFRGEFYQVNNNIPDSRIYLSKTDSTKTFPIRPIFRVGANYKVLPFTNIRASFGQAYRFPSIAERYASTSVGMLNIFPNENLQSESGWSAELGVKQGFRIKDFKGFIDVSGFINEYKNMMEFTFGFYIPDSIPPSFNPNLPGYVGNWYGFRAENAEHARIVGAELSVSGTGSIGPLEITTLLGYTYMHPIVLNPDSSYIYGTENLGAVNGGLSNPESNMLKYRFSHMAKADIQFKLYNVFVGFSGRYNSFMVNIDKSFESGVEVVLIGNQQVLPGLKEYREKHNKGDFVLDLRLGYDFGKKYQLSFLINNVLNNEYTTRPGDIQPPRQFMLRFQANI, encoded by the coding sequence ATGAAACTTTTTTTAATAATTTTTACAATATTAAGCTTAAACGCATACAGTCAAGAGATTAAAGGTAGTGTTACTGACACGGGTGGAGAACCGCTTATTGGAGTATTAATAAATACAGATCAAGGTGTTAAATCTCGAACGGATGTGGAAGGGAATTTTACGATAACAATCAATCAATTTCCAGTTTCTCTAACCTTAAGTATGTATGACTTTAAAGATAAAGTTGTTAAATTGGATACTTATCCACAAGAGAGTATTAAGATTAAAATGGAACCAACTACCCAAGAACTTGAAGGTGTAGTAGTTTCTGCCTCCAGAAGAAAGCAAAATATAGAGGATGTTACTGTTTCTATTGAAATTATCAAATCTGATTATATTACCAACAAGGGAATTACAAACATTGAAAAAGCAATTGATTTAGCGCCGGGTGCTTATACAATGGATGGACAAGTGAGTATTCGTGGGGGTAGTGGTTTTGCTTATGGAGCAGGTAGCCGTGTAATGGTTGTTTGGAATGATTTGCCAATGTTATCCGCAGACGCAGGTGATGCCAAGTTTGAATCGATTCCTATGGAAAATTTAGATCAGATCGAGATTCTAAAAGGAGCATCTTCTGTATTATATGGTAGTGGTGCCCTTAATGGTATCGTTTCACTAAGAAGTAAAGAACCTACCAAAGAAGGAGAAACAAAAATCAACTATCAAATAGGTGTGTTTGATAAAGCACCGCGAGAAGGATTGCGCTGGACTAAAAAGTCTCTTTTTGATAACCAATTGAGTATATACAATGGCCAGATGTTTAAAAAATTTGGATATACTGTTTCTGCTTATGCATTCCGTAGTGATGGATATAGGAAGGGTACTGAGCGCGACCGTTTACGATTTAGTGGTAGCTTCTTATACAAACCTGAGCGAACAAAGCGTTTAAAATTAGGTTTAGATTATTCATTCTCTATGGAACGAAAAGGAGAATTTCTTATCTGGGAAAGTGCCGAATATGGATATACACCTAGTGGAGGAATGGGAGACCCTTATGCGCCTGGTTCTACTTTGTCTTATATTGAGGCTTTACGAATACGTATAGATCCATATGCTGTGTTTTATGATAAACAAAATAACAAACATAGCTTAATGACACGTTATTATAATACCACAAATAAATCCCTTGGTGGATATGACGCTACTGCTAATACAATCTATGCAGATTATAAGTTTGAAAGAAGAATGCGTGGAGAATGGGTCTTAACGGTAGGTGCTACTGGAAAATGGGACCAGATCGTTTCTCAATTATATGGAAATCATACTTCCCAAAACTATGCTATGTATGGACAAATTGAAAAAACCTTTTGGGAAAAATTAAGTTTAATTGCCGGTTTTAGAGGAGAGTTTTATCAAGTAAACAACAATATACCTGATTCTAGAATTTATCTCTCCAAAACTGATTCTACCAAAACCTTTCCGATTCGACCTATCTTCAGAGTTGGTGCAAATTATAAAGTATTACCTTTCACGAATATTAGAGCTTCCTTCGGACAAGCATATAGATTCCCTTCTATTGCTGAACGCTATGCCTCAACTTCTGTGGGTATGTTAAATATCTTTCCGAATGAAAATTTACAATCGGAAAGCGGATGGTCTGCCGAACTAGGTGTAAAGCAAGGATTTAGAATCAAAGACTTCAAAGGATTCATAGATGTATCAGGATTTATTAATGAATACAAAAATATGATGGAATTTACTTTTGGATTCTATATTCCAGATAGTATTCCACCAAGTTTTAATCCTAATCTACCTGGTTATGTTGGGAATTGGTATGGTTTCCGTGCTGAAAATGCTGAGCATGCGCGTATTGTTGGAGCAGAATTATCAGTTAGTGGTACAGGAAGTATAGGCCCACTTGAGATTACAACTCTTTTAGGTTATACCTATATGCACCCAATTGTCCTTAATCCAGATTCATCCTATATTTATGGTACTGAAAATTTAGGAGCTGTAAACGGTGGATTATCTAATCCAGAGTCTAATATGTTAAAGTATAGATTCAGCCACATGGCAAAAGCAGATATTCAATTTAAATTATACAATGTTTTCGTAGGGTTCTCTGGTCGCTATAATAGTTTTATGGTAAATATTGACAAATCTTTCGAGAGTGGTGTTGAAGTTGTGCTAATTGGTAATCAACAAGTACTTCCTGGACTTAAAGAATATCGTGAAAAACACAATAAAGGTGACTTCGTTTTAGACTTACGCCTTGGATATGATTTTGGTAAAAAATATCAATTGAGTTTCCTTATCAATAATGTGCTTAATAATGAATATACAACTAGACCTGGTGATATTCAACCTCCTCGTCAGTTTATGCTAAGATTCCAAGCAAATATTTAA
- a CDS encoding FAD-binding oxidoreductase, with translation MKALIIGGGLSGICLAHQFIDKHIDFKIIDDNQNYSTKIAGGMINPMTFRRMIKTWRGDELIPVLKEVYTSIEKRIGEKFFFPINIRRAFSTEHERLLWEGCTDDEAYSAYVNPIEKPENTPAYYHNPFGNAIVNSPGYIEAEIFMDANHRYFMAHHLLRYEKVNYADIDAENLSYKGEKYTHIIFAEGARAEKNPFFNYLPFKNAKGEILTIGPNIFRKDEILNRKCFLLPTQTENYRLGSTYTWGTSDPSITQEAKDEILENYKDLCTVPITVIDHKAGIRPVASDRRPFIGEHPTKKGLYIFNAMGAKGFMIAPYFSIHFVKYLLGETQLDKEVNIFRYSENYFTQNAE, from the coding sequence ATGAAAGCCTTAATTATTGGTGGAGGTTTATCCGGAATTTGTTTAGCACATCAATTTATTGATAAGCATATTGATTTTAAGATTATTGATGATAATCAAAATTATAGCACCAAGATAGCAGGAGGGATGATTAATCCAATGACTTTCCGAAGAATGATCAAAACTTGGAGGGGAGATGAGTTGATTCCTGTATTAAAAGAAGTTTATACTTCTATTGAAAAACGTATTGGTGAGAAGTTCTTCTTTCCTATTAATATACGCAGAGCTTTTTCTACAGAACACGAGCGTTTGTTGTGGGAAGGTTGTACAGATGATGAGGCTTATAGTGCGTATGTGAATCCGATAGAAAAACCCGAAAATACGCCGGCATACTATCATAACCCGTTTGGGAATGCCATTGTAAATAGCCCGGGATATATAGAAGCAGAGATCTTTATGGATGCTAATCATCGCTATTTTATGGCACACCATTTATTACGTTATGAAAAAGTAAATTATGCAGATATTGATGCAGAAAATCTTTCTTATAAAGGTGAAAAATATACGCATATAATTTTTGCAGAAGGAGCTCGTGCTGAAAAGAACCCATTCTTTAATTATCTACCCTTTAAGAATGCAAAAGGAGAAATATTGACTATAGGGCCCAATATCTTTCGTAAAGATGAGATCTTAAATAGAAAATGCTTTCTTCTACCCACACAGACCGAAAACTATCGTTTAGGTTCTACTTATACATGGGGAACATCCGACCCTTCTATCACTCAAGAAGCAAAGGATGAGATTTTAGAAAATTATAAAGATTTATGTACTGTACCTATAACAGTAATTGACCATAAGGCTGGGATTCGACCAGTAGCTTCAGATAGAAGACCTTTTATTGGCGAACATCCTACAAAAAAAGGTTTATATATATTTAATGCCATGGGAGCTAAAGGTTTTATGATTGCACCTTATTTTTCAATCCATTTTGTTAAATATCTATTGGGTGAAACGCAATTAGATAAAGAAGTGAATATCTTCCGCTATTCTGAGAATTATTTTACTCAAAATGCTGAGTAG